The Lysinibacillus pakistanensis genome includes a window with the following:
- a CDS encoding rhodanese-like domain-containing protein codes for MKSMDTTQLLELLDANEDLYIIDVREDDEVAQGMIPGAQHIALGTIPERLEELDETKPYIIVCKAGGRSANACSYLEAQGFDVTNLEGGMLAYDGELEFK; via the coding sequence ATGAAATCAATGGATACAACGCAATTATTAGAACTATTAGACGCTAATGAAGATCTTTACATTATAGATGTTCGTGAGGATGATGAGGTAGCTCAAGGTATGATTCCTGGTGCTCAGCATATAGCGCTTGGAACAATTCCAGAACGCCTAGAGGAATTAGATGAGACGAAACCATATATTATTGTTTGCAAGGCTGGCGGTCGTTCAGCAAATGCTTGCTCATATCTAGAAGCTCAAGGCTTTGATGTAACAAACCTTGAAGGTGGTATGCTTGCCTATGATGGCGAGTTAGAGTTTAAATAA